In Streptomyces violaceusniger Tu 4113, one DNA window encodes the following:
- a CDS encoding CoA transferase, producing the protein MPTRDGLACVMPYNPRNFRDFFAAAGRPDLAEDPRVNGDTIHDADIDPLVELIEECAPSLTTAEWERVCAKHSIPMAAVLELDRAAEDPYVREGHLLDVVDHPSEGATRSIGIPVRFAATPASVRRLAPLPGEHTDEVLRELADRA; encoded by the coding sequence GTGCCCACCCGGGACGGACTCGCCTGTGTGATGCCGTACAACCCGCGCAACTTCCGGGACTTCTTCGCCGCCGCGGGCCGCCCCGATCTCGCCGAGGACCCGCGGGTGAACGGCGACACCATCCACGACGCCGACATCGACCCGCTGGTGGAACTCATCGAGGAGTGCGCGCCGAGCCTGACCACCGCCGAGTGGGAGCGGGTCTGCGCCAAGCACAGCATCCCCATGGCGGCGGTGCTGGAACTGGACCGGGCCGCCGAGGACCCGTACGTCCGCGAGGGGCATCTGCTCGATGTGGTGGACCACCCCAGCGAGGGTGCGACCCGCTCGATCGGCATCCCGGTGCGCTTCGCCGCCACTCCCGCCTCCGTACGGAGGCTCGCCCCGCTGCCCGGCGAGCACACGGACGAGGTCCTGCGCGAGCTCGCCGACCGGGCCTGA
- a CDS encoding ABC transporter substrate-binding protein: MPVLCSARRTAALLLAPALLLTACGGSGQDGADATKPAGAGYPRTIDNCGHKVTVKSAPKRALSLNQGTTEILLSLGLADRMAGTATWTDPVMKGLEKANATVPRLADNAPSFEKALDAEPDLVTASFVSTLGKGGVATREQFEKLGVPTYVSPSDCSAGRDPDSGGDGSRSKPLTLDTVYGEIRDLAHAFGVDERGEKLVARLKQRVRTATEGVDASGVSLMYWFANSQSPYLAGCCGAPGAITRAVGAKNAFSDTHDEWPQINWETVADRDPDVIVLGDLTRKQQTAETAKAKMRFLETNAATRNLTAVKKKRYVLLSGQAMNPSIRTVEGVEQVAAGLRDFGLAK; encoded by the coding sequence ATGCCCGTGCTCTGCTCTGCCCGCCGTACCGCGGCCCTTCTGCTCGCCCCCGCCCTCCTGCTCACCGCGTGCGGTGGCTCGGGCCAGGACGGCGCGGACGCCACAAAGCCTGCCGGTGCGGGCTATCCGCGCACCATCGACAACTGCGGCCACAAGGTCACGGTGAAGTCCGCCCCGAAGCGGGCCCTCTCGCTCAACCAGGGCACCACGGAGATCCTGCTCTCCCTCGGCCTCGCCGACCGCATGGCGGGCACCGCCACCTGGACCGACCCGGTGATGAAGGGCCTGGAGAAGGCGAATGCGACGGTGCCGCGCCTGGCGGACAACGCGCCGTCCTTCGAGAAGGCCCTGGACGCCGAACCCGACCTCGTCACCGCCTCGTTCGTCTCCACCCTCGGCAAGGGCGGCGTGGCCACCCGCGAGCAGTTCGAGAAGCTGGGCGTGCCCACCTACGTCTCGCCGTCCGACTGCTCGGCGGGCCGGGACCCCGACAGCGGTGGCGATGGCTCCCGCAGCAAACCACTCACCCTGGACACCGTCTACGGCGAGATACGCGACCTGGCCCACGCGTTCGGCGTCGACGAGCGCGGCGAGAAGCTCGTCGCGCGGTTGAAGCAGCGCGTGCGTACGGCCACCGAGGGCGTGGACGCCTCCGGCGTCTCCCTCATGTACTGGTTCGCCAACTCCCAGTCGCCCTACCTCGCCGGCTGCTGCGGCGCCCCGGGCGCCATCACCCGGGCCGTCGGAGCGAAGAACGCCTTCTCCGACACCCACGACGAGTGGCCGCAGATCAACTGGGAGACCGTGGCCGACCGCGACCCGGACGTCATCGTCCTCGGCGATCTCACCCGCAAGCAGCAGACCGCGGAGACCGCCAAGGCCAAGATGCGTTTCCTGGAGACCAACGCCGCCACCCGCAATCTCACCGCCGTGAAGAAGAAGCGGTACGTCCTGCTCAGCGGGCAGGCCATGAACCCGTCCATCCGTACGGTCGAAGGGGTCGAGCAGGTCGCCGCCGGGCTGCGCGACTTCGGACTCGCCAAGTGA
- a CDS encoding ABC transporter ATP-binding protein: protein MNDSLPPATSDAAPGLRADRVSRRADGRLIVDGITLTLLPGETLGLLGPNGSGKSTLLRLLAGILAPSAGVVTLDGRALPRVGRRATARRIATVEQHAHTQTELTVREVVALGRIPHRRAWSSSTAADTRAVDAALERTALTDRAGQSWHTLSGGERQRAQIARALAQEPYELLLDEPTNHLDIQHQLDLLDLVVGLPIATVIALHDLNLAAMYCDRLLVLREGHVVAEGTPSQVLTPSLIKQVYDVQADVTHDPGHPVIRFLRRTPKP from the coding sequence ATGAACGACTCCCTTCCACCCGCCACCTCGGATGCGGCACCCGGACTCCGCGCGGACCGCGTCAGCCGCCGCGCCGACGGCCGGCTCATCGTCGACGGCATCACCCTCACCCTGCTCCCCGGCGAGACGCTGGGCCTCCTCGGCCCCAACGGCTCCGGGAAATCCACCCTGCTGCGGCTGCTCGCCGGGATCCTCGCCCCCTCCGCCGGAGTCGTCACCCTGGACGGCCGCGCACTGCCGCGGGTCGGCCGCCGCGCCACGGCCCGCCGTATCGCCACCGTCGAACAGCACGCCCACACCCAGACCGAACTGACCGTCCGCGAGGTCGTGGCCCTTGGCCGCATCCCGCACCGGCGCGCCTGGTCGTCGTCCACCGCCGCGGACACCCGGGCCGTCGACGCGGCCCTGGAGCGCACCGCACTGACCGACCGGGCGGGTCAGTCGTGGCACACCCTCTCCGGTGGCGAGCGCCAGCGCGCCCAGATCGCCCGGGCCCTCGCCCAGGAACCGTACGAGCTGCTGCTCGACGAGCCGACCAACCACCTCGACATCCAGCACCAGCTCGACCTGCTCGACCTCGTCGTCGGTCTGCCGATCGCCACCGTGATCGCCCTCCACGACCTCAACCTCGCGGCGATGTACTGCGACCGCCTGCTCGTCCTCCGCGAGGGACACGTCGTGGCCGAGGGCACCCCCAGCCAGGTGCTGACCCCGTCCTTGATCAAGCAGGTCTACGACGTCCAGGCCGATGTCACCCACGATCCGGGCCACCCGGTCATCCGCTTTCTGCGCCGCACACCGAAGCCGTGA
- a CDS encoding DUF1996 domain-containing protein has translation MSPTPRRFPPLRRVLGRWRGPGVVLAALGLVLSLLSIGPASARADLRATDKAGAVSSPRSANAPVRVAEFVAECPFTHRLPDDPIVFPGLPGASHMHSFFGNDSTNARTDLAALQRGRTSCSPTVDLSSYWTPTLYDNGKEVEPTGTTFYYLGEGVRDDVIATIKPLPLGLRIVAGNAKATGVGDPTSIARWSCLHHGEVNPSKDFVNCPAGSMLESYLDFPQCWNGKDLDSPDHKSHMAYPVGGQCPATHPVAVPKLRQVLRYPVSGDPSRFTLASGAGYTMHGDFFNAWPEDEMARRVRDCINVIVKCGADGRP, from the coding sequence ATGTCCCCTACCCCCCGGCGCTTCCCGCCCTTACGGCGTGTCCTCGGCCGCTGGCGAGGTCCGGGCGTCGTCCTCGCCGCCCTCGGTCTCGTCCTGTCCCTGCTCTCCATCGGCCCGGCCAGTGCGCGTGCCGATCTGCGCGCCACCGACAAGGCGGGCGCGGTGTCGAGCCCGCGGAGCGCCAACGCACCGGTGCGCGTAGCGGAGTTCGTCGCCGAGTGCCCGTTCACCCACCGGCTGCCGGACGACCCGATCGTGTTCCCGGGGCTCCCCGGCGCGTCCCATATGCATAGCTTCTTCGGGAACGACTCGACCAACGCGCGCACCGATCTGGCCGCCCTGCAGAGGGGCAGGACCAGTTGCAGTCCGACCGTCGACCTGTCGTCGTACTGGACCCCGACCCTCTACGACAACGGCAAAGAGGTCGAACCCACCGGCACCACCTTCTATTACCTCGGTGAAGGTGTGCGCGACGATGTGATCGCCACCATCAAGCCGCTCCCCCTCGGGCTGCGGATCGTGGCGGGCAACGCAAAGGCAACCGGGGTCGGCGACCCCACGTCCATCGCACGCTGGTCCTGCCTGCACCACGGAGAGGTCAATCCCTCCAAGGACTTCGTGAACTGCCCAGCCGGCTCGATGCTGGAGTCCTACCTCGACTTCCCCCAGTGCTGGAACGGCAAGGACTTGGACTCCCCCGACCACAAGAGCCACATGGCCTACCCGGTCGGCGGCCAGTGCCCGGCCACCCACCCGGTCGCCGTGCCGAAGCTGCGCCAGGTGCTCCGCTACCCGGTCAGCGGCGACCCCTCACGCTTCACGCTGGCGTCGGGTGCCGGATACACCATGCACGGTGACTTCTTCAACGCCTGGCCCGAGGACGAGATGGCCCGGCGGGTGCGTGACTGCATCAACGTGATCGTCAAGTGCGGTGCCGACGGCCGTCCCTGA
- a CDS encoding FecCD family ABC transporter permease: protein MTTRLLLLIAGGLAALVASIAVAVTIGPADISTSDVWAAVTAHLGLGESTLPPLRDGIVWNLRMPRTLLAAVCGAGLALCGAVMQSLLRNPLADPFVLGVSSGASTGAVAVVVLGVGGGAVSLSAGAFIGALLSFGLVLMLSHSLGGSTDRVVLSGVAAMQLFSALTSFTVLTSADADTTRAVLFWLLGSLTGAGWTDVLLCAVVLAAVLLVCLGHARTLDAFAFGEEAAAALGVRVARTRLVLLCATALLTATLVSSAGAIGFVGLVLPHATRALTGSGHARLLPVTALAGAIFLVWADTAARTVIDPQEVPVGVVTSLIGVPAFVAVLHRGRRKT, encoded by the coding sequence GTGACCACCCGCCTCCTGCTGCTGATCGCGGGAGGGCTGGCCGCGCTGGTCGCGTCGATCGCCGTCGCCGTGACCATCGGCCCCGCCGACATCTCCACGTCCGACGTCTGGGCAGCGGTCACCGCCCATCTCGGCCTGGGCGAGAGCACGTTGCCACCGCTGCGCGACGGCATCGTGTGGAACCTGCGCATGCCCCGCACCCTGCTCGCCGCGGTGTGCGGGGCGGGGCTGGCCCTCTGCGGGGCCGTGATGCAGTCCCTGCTGCGCAATCCGCTGGCCGACCCCTTCGTCCTCGGAGTGTCCTCCGGCGCCTCCACAGGCGCCGTCGCCGTGGTCGTCCTCGGCGTGGGCGGCGGGGCCGTGTCGCTGTCGGCGGGCGCGTTCATCGGCGCGCTGCTCTCCTTCGGCCTGGTCCTGATGCTCAGCCACAGCCTCGGCGGCAGCACCGACCGTGTGGTGCTCTCCGGGGTGGCCGCCATGCAACTGTTCTCCGCGCTGACCTCGTTCACCGTCCTCACCTCCGCGGACGCCGACACCACCCGCGCCGTGCTGTTCTGGCTCCTCGGCTCGCTCACCGGCGCGGGCTGGACCGATGTGCTGCTGTGCGCCGTCGTCCTGGCCGCCGTCCTCCTGGTCTGTCTCGGACACGCCCGCACCCTCGACGCGTTCGCCTTCGGCGAGGAGGCCGCGGCAGCGCTCGGCGTCCGCGTGGCCCGCACTCGCCTCGTCCTGCTGTGCGCGACCGCGCTGCTCACCGCGACCCTGGTCAGCTCCGCCGGGGCCATCGGCTTCGTCGGTCTGGTCCTCCCGCACGCCACCCGCGCCCTCACCGGGTCCGGCCACGCCCGCCTCCTGCCGGTCACCGCACTGGCCGGAGCCATCTTCCTGGTGTGGGCGGACACCGCCGCCCGCACCGTGATCGACCCCCAGGAGGTCCCGGTGGGCGTGGTGACGTCCCTCATCGGCGTGCCGGCCTTCGTCGCCGTGCTCCACCGCGGCCGGAGGAAGACATGA
- a CDS encoding crotonase/enoyl-CoA hydratase family protein, whose translation MDNTRPQVRTERIGSTLLITIDRPTARNAVNAAVAAGLAAALDTLEDGSDLRAGVLTGAEGTFSVGMDLKAGLAGESPEVPGRGFGGLTQAATSKPLIAAVEGWALGGGFELALGCDLIVAAEDAAFGLPEVTRGLVAAGGGVIRLCKRIPYHLAMELLLTGETISGERAGALGIANRVVPAGTAVHTAVQLAERLAANAPLALAAVKRITRAADGVPEPDAFRAQEWEMAALKSSADVREGMTAFAERRAPRWQGK comes from the coding sequence ATGGACAACACCCGTCCCCAGGTGCGGACCGAGAGAATCGGTTCGACCCTGCTCATCACCATCGACCGGCCCACGGCACGCAACGCCGTCAACGCCGCCGTCGCCGCCGGACTCGCCGCCGCCCTCGACACGCTGGAGGACGGGAGCGATCTGCGCGCCGGGGTGCTGACCGGCGCCGAAGGCACCTTCAGCGTCGGAATGGACCTCAAGGCCGGACTGGCCGGTGAGTCGCCCGAGGTGCCGGGGCGTGGCTTCGGCGGGCTGACCCAGGCCGCGACCAGCAAGCCCCTGATCGCCGCCGTGGAGGGCTGGGCGCTGGGCGGTGGCTTCGAGCTCGCGCTCGGCTGCGACCTCATCGTGGCGGCCGAGGACGCCGCCTTCGGCCTGCCGGAGGTCACCCGGGGCCTGGTCGCGGCCGGTGGCGGTGTGATCCGACTGTGCAAGCGGATCCCGTACCACCTGGCCATGGAGCTGCTGCTGACCGGGGAGACCATCTCCGGTGAGCGGGCCGGGGCACTCGGCATCGCCAACCGGGTGGTGCCCGCGGGCACGGCAGTCCACACCGCCGTACAGCTCGCCGAGCGGCTCGCCGCGAACGCCCCGCTCGCGCTCGCCGCCGTCAAGCGCATCACCCGCGCCGCCGACGGTGTCCCCGAGCCGGACGCCTTCCGTGCGCAGGAGTGGGAGATGGCGGCCCTGAAGTCGTCCGCCGATGTGCGGGAGGGCATGACGGCCTTCGCCGAGCGCCGCGCCCCGCGCTGGCAGGGCAAGTAG
- a CDS encoding carboxymuconolactone decarboxylase family protein, which yields MDARLNYSASQTAGKVLRPVMAAGRAVKESPLPAATQELVAIRVSQINGCAVCIDMHTKEAAAAGETPVRLNLVAVWREATVFTDAERAALALAEEGTRAADAARGVGDEVWANAAEHYDEEQLTALVILVSFMNMVNRLNVITQQPAAGDYEAGQFH from the coding sequence ATGGACGCGCGACTGAACTACTCCGCCAGCCAGACCGCCGGGAAGGTCCTGAGGCCCGTCATGGCGGCGGGCAGGGCGGTCAAGGAATCGCCGCTGCCCGCGGCGACGCAGGAGCTGGTGGCGATTCGTGTGAGTCAGATCAACGGCTGCGCCGTCTGCATCGACATGCACACCAAGGAAGCGGCCGCGGCCGGTGAGACCCCGGTGCGGCTGAACCTGGTAGCGGTATGGCGGGAGGCCACCGTCTTCACCGATGCCGAGCGGGCCGCGCTGGCGCTGGCGGAGGAGGGGACCCGGGCCGCGGACGCGGCCCGTGGGGTCGGCGACGAGGTGTGGGCGAATGCCGCCGAACACTATGACGAGGAGCAGCTCACCGCCCTGGTGATCCTGGTCTCCTTCATGAATATGGTGAACCGGCTGAACGTCATCACCCAGCAGCCCGCGGCCGGTGACTACGAGGCCGGGCAGTTCCACTGA
- a CDS encoding DUF2165 domain-containing protein, whose translation MTSGVLTGTIALYVTLVAFGNITDFDSNQQFVRHVLAMDTTFKDEDLMWRAIDSTALQDTAYVAIIAWETLAALVLLAATAMWFAGPPGDRVRRARQAGTVGLLMLMLLFGAGFIGIGGEWFAMWQSEKWNGLEAATRVFMISGIVLLLIHLLPSASAERTDPGSED comes from the coding sequence ATGACCTCGGGGGTGCTCACCGGGACGATCGCGTTGTACGTCACGCTCGTCGCCTTCGGGAACATCACCGACTTCGACAGCAACCAGCAGTTCGTGCGGCATGTCCTGGCGATGGACACCACGTTCAAGGACGAAGACCTGATGTGGCGGGCCATCGACTCCACCGCGCTCCAGGACACCGCCTATGTCGCCATCATCGCCTGGGAGACCCTCGCCGCTCTTGTCCTCCTCGCCGCGACGGCCATGTGGTTCGCGGGTCCGCCCGGAGACCGTGTCCGCCGCGCCCGTCAGGCCGGCACCGTGGGGCTGTTGATGCTGATGCTGCTGTTCGGCGCCGGGTTCATCGGCATCGGCGGCGAATGGTTCGCCATGTGGCAGTCGGAGAAGTGGAATGGCCTGGAGGCCGCCACGCGCGTGTTCATGATCTCCGGGATCGTTCTGCTGCTCATTCATCTGCTGCCCTCGGCCTCTGCCGAGCGCACCGATCCGGGCTCCGAGGACTGA
- a CDS encoding RNA polymerase sigma-70 factor, translated as MSKVEEFEELRPLLFSIAYRILGSVSEAEDAVQETWLRFDGSATRPTSTKAYLSATVTRISIDVLRSARVRREEYVGPWFPEPLLSDPYQDPARAVELADSVSMAALLLLERLSPLERAVFVLREVFAFGFDEVATAVGRSEAACRQLLVRARRHMQAGRPRFEADRQERQELATRFFDALKDGDVGALRNLLAADVQLVGDGGGKAPRLAKAVMGAENVARLLGTVFPWLLRIDVTFELHAVNGQPGAVFRERDGKVLQTLVLDVLDGQIQAIRAVINPDKLGHLGPVGDAWAVDREVRQARRRSN; from the coding sequence GTGAGCAAGGTTGAGGAGTTCGAGGAGCTGCGGCCGCTGCTGTTCTCGATCGCCTATCGGATCCTGGGCAGTGTGAGTGAGGCCGAGGACGCGGTGCAGGAGACCTGGCTGCGCTTCGACGGCTCGGCGACCCGGCCCACGTCGACCAAGGCATATCTGTCGGCCACGGTGACGCGCATCTCGATCGATGTGCTGCGCTCCGCGCGCGTGCGACGTGAGGAGTACGTGGGCCCGTGGTTCCCCGAGCCGCTGCTCAGCGATCCGTATCAGGATCCGGCCCGGGCGGTGGAGCTGGCCGACTCGGTGTCCATGGCCGCGCTGTTGCTGCTGGAGCGGCTCAGCCCGTTGGAGCGGGCGGTGTTCGTGCTGCGGGAGGTGTTCGCCTTCGGGTTCGACGAGGTCGCCACGGCGGTGGGGCGGTCGGAGGCTGCGTGCAGGCAGTTGCTGGTGCGGGCGCGGCGGCACATGCAGGCCGGGCGGCCGCGGTTCGAGGCGGACCGGCAGGAACGGCAGGAGCTGGCCACGCGGTTCTTCGACGCGCTGAAGGACGGCGATGTGGGCGCGTTGCGGAATCTGCTCGCCGCCGATGTGCAACTGGTCGGGGACGGCGGCGGCAAGGCCCCGCGGCTGGCCAAGGCCGTCATGGGCGCGGAGAACGTGGCCCGGCTGCTGGGCACGGTCTTCCCCTGGCTGCTGCGGATCGACGTGACGTTCGAGCTTCATGCGGTCAACGGCCAGCCCGGCGCGGTCTTCCGGGAGCGGGACGGCAAGGTGCTCCAGACCCTGGTCCTCGATGTGCTCGACGGGCAGATTCAGGCCATCCGCGCGGTGATCAATCCCGACAAGCTCGGCCACCTCGGGCCGGTCGGCGACGCCTGGGCCGTCGACCGCGAGGTGCGGCAGGCCCGTCGGCGCTCGAACTGA
- a CDS encoding M1 family metallopeptidase: MARHTRHSTLTPWLVTALATALTGAAGCTPDATSAQSGTRTTPAPGAAGIGDTLHPGLGNGGYTVRHTDLALRFAEDLKTYTATTTLRGRATHALSRFDLDLTGTTVRSVTVDGHKTTWTRSGQELRVTPAGPVPSGRGFSVAVTVHAPVAGPEEAQKLGTTAIGMVRAKGVVQTINQPSGAHRIAAFADHPDQKAPTTITIAAPSRVNAIANGELTATRREGAYTVRRFESRQKLAPELIQIGVGHFTVVERRGPDGIKLRHALPTGHVNDLMPQLDTVVPKALRFLTRRLGPFPLRTYGIYATPMGGELETQSLTLLATEELTKDGMETNGSDAIVAHEISHEYFGNSVSPRRWSDLWLNEGHAVYYEGLWNQEARGTDPADAMKSAYRDATAQLRKQGPVADPRLGAFTPKDRAPYGWGAYQGGALVLYALRQKVDEATFRRIERAWVAEHRDSTAGTADFIRLASRVAGRDLGPFLRSWLYSTKLPAMPGHPDWHTS; this comes from the coding sequence ATGGCTCGTCACACACGACACTCGACCCTCACGCCGTGGCTCGTCACGGCGCTGGCCACCGCTCTGACGGGCGCGGCCGGCTGTACCCCCGACGCGACGTCCGCGCAGAGCGGCACCCGTACCACACCCGCGCCCGGAGCCGCCGGAATCGGGGACACGCTGCACCCCGGGCTCGGCAACGGGGGCTACACGGTGCGCCATACCGACCTGGCGCTGCGCTTCGCCGAGGACCTCAAGACGTACACCGCGACCACCACACTGCGCGGCCGGGCCACCCACGCCCTGTCCCGTTTCGACCTCGACCTGACCGGGACCACGGTCCGTTCGGTGACGGTCGACGGCCACAAGACGACCTGGACCCGCTCCGGCCAGGAGCTGCGCGTGACTCCCGCGGGCCCGGTGCCCAGCGGCCGGGGGTTCTCGGTGGCGGTCACGGTGCACGCGCCCGTGGCGGGCCCTGAGGAGGCCCAGAAGCTCGGCACCACGGCGATCGGGATGGTGCGGGCGAAGGGGGTCGTCCAGACCATCAACCAGCCCTCGGGCGCGCATCGGATCGCGGCGTTCGCCGACCACCCGGACCAGAAGGCGCCGACCACCATCACCATCGCCGCACCCTCGCGGGTGAACGCCATCGCGAACGGCGAACTCACCGCCACCCGGCGCGAAGGGGCGTATACCGTCCGCCGCTTCGAGAGCCGCCAAAAGCTCGCGCCCGAACTCATCCAGATCGGCGTCGGCCACTTCACTGTGGTCGAGCGGCGGGGACCGGACGGGATCAAGCTGCGCCACGCCCTGCCCACCGGCCACGTCAATGACCTCATGCCGCAGCTCGACACGGTCGTGCCCAAGGCACTGCGCTTCCTGACCCGACGGCTGGGCCCGTTCCCGCTGCGGACGTACGGCATCTACGCCACCCCGATGGGCGGTGAACTCGAGACGCAGTCCCTGACCCTGCTCGCCACGGAGGAGCTCACCAAGGACGGTATGGAGACCAACGGCTCGGACGCGATCGTCGCGCACGAGATCTCTCACGAGTACTTCGGCAACAGCGTCTCTCCCCGCCGGTGGAGCGATCTGTGGCTCAACGAGGGCCACGCCGTCTACTACGAGGGCCTGTGGAACCAGGAGGCGCGCGGCACCGATCCGGCCGACGCCATGAAGAGCGCGTACCGGGACGCCACCGCCCAACTGCGCAAGCAGGGGCCGGTCGCCGATCCCCGCCTCGGCGCCTTCACACCCAAGGACAGGGCTCCCTACGGCTGGGGCGCCTACCAGGGTGGTGCTCTGGTGTTGTACGCGCTGCGGCAGAAGGTCGACGAGGCCACGTTCCGGCGCATCGAGCGCGCCTGGGTGGCGGAGCACCGCGACAGCACGGCGGGGACCGCGGACTTCATCCGCCTGGCGAGCCGCGTCGCCGGCCGCGATCTGGGGCCCTTCCTGCGCTCCTGGCTGTACTCCACGAAGCTCCCGGCCATGCCCGGCCACCCCGACTGGCACACGTCATGA
- a CDS encoding DUF305 domain-containing protein, with translation MTTATVTRRAASVAVLLAAATLLTAGCGDGSGTPPREPRSTSAARHPATRSPSGQATSGTFNSTDIGWIQLMIAMDDQATLLLDLVPDHASDARVQKWAKPVATAYRDELVQLRKLLARAGVPDTNPHQGHDMPGTVTEDELRTIKGTKGAAFDTLFHAAMREHLDQAAKIAHSQRSAGADPAAKRLAGRVEKTSLTWRARLPKAASTCC, from the coding sequence ATGACAACGGCAACCGTCACACGGCGCGCGGCGTCCGTAGCGGTCCTGCTCGCCGCCGCCACGCTGCTCACCGCTGGATGCGGCGACGGCAGCGGGACACCGCCGCGCGAGCCGCGGTCGACGTCGGCCGCGCGGCACCCCGCCACGCGGTCCCCGAGCGGGCAGGCGACGTCGGGGACCTTCAACTCCACCGATATCGGCTGGATCCAGCTAATGATCGCGATGGACGACCAGGCGACCCTCCTGCTGGACCTGGTCCCGGACCACGCTTCCGACGCCAGGGTGCAGAAGTGGGCGAAACCGGTGGCCACCGCCTACCGCGACGAACTCGTCCAGCTACGGAAACTGCTCGCCCGAGCGGGGGTCCCCGACACCAATCCGCACCAGGGGCACGACATGCCCGGCACGGTGACCGAGGACGAACTGCGCACCATCAAGGGCACCAAGGGCGCCGCCTTCGACACGCTCTTCCACGCGGCCATGCGCGAACACCTCGACCAGGCGGCGAAAATCGCCCACTCGCAGCGCTCGGCCGGCGCCGATCCGGCCGCGAAGAGGCTGGCCGGGAGGGTGGAGAAGACATCGCTCACCTGGCGCGCCCGTCTCCCCAAGGCGGCCTCCACCTGCTGCTGA
- a CDS encoding response regulator translates to MSDAADTPPPEDAPIRVLIADDQAMVRTGFRLILDSQPGIEVVGEAADGSECVELARRHRPDVCLVDIRMPKLDGLEATRLLAGPGVADPLRVVVVTTFDQDDYVHTAIRNGACGFLLKDAGPELLVEAVRSAARGGALVSPAITVRLLRQWASRPGAATGANPLTGRELDVARLVAVGRTNQEICAELHLSLSTVKTHLSNIQTKLAVRNRVEIAAWAWDTGAVRNR, encoded by the coding sequence GTGAGCGATGCCGCGGACACACCGCCCCCCGAAGACGCCCCAATCCGGGTGCTGATCGCGGATGACCAGGCGATGGTGCGCACCGGGTTCCGGCTGATTCTCGACTCCCAGCCCGGAATCGAGGTGGTGGGCGAGGCCGCCGATGGCTCCGAATGCGTGGAGCTGGCCCGGCGGCACCGCCCCGATGTGTGCCTGGTCGACATCCGGATGCCGAAACTGGACGGTCTGGAGGCGACCCGGCTGCTGGCCGGGCCCGGAGTGGCGGATCCGCTGCGGGTCGTCGTGGTCACCACCTTCGACCAGGACGATTACGTGCACACCGCGATACGCAACGGCGCCTGTGGCTTCCTGCTCAAGGACGCCGGTCCCGAACTCCTGGTGGAGGCGGTGCGGTCGGCCGCGCGCGGTGGCGCGCTGGTGTCTCCCGCGATCACCGTGCGTCTGCTGCGGCAGTGGGCGAGCCGGCCCGGCGCCGCCACCGGGGCGAACCCCCTGACCGGCAGGGAGCTGGACGTCGCCCGGCTGGTGGCGGTGGGCCGGACCAATCAGGAGATCTGCGCCGAACTGCACCTGTCCCTGTCCACGGTGAAAACCCACCTCAGCAACATCCAGACCAAGCTCGCCGTCCGCAACCGCGTGGAGATCGCGGCCTGGGCCTGGGACACCGGAGCGGTACGCAACCGCTAG